The Kwoniella dendrophila CBS 6074 chromosome 1, complete sequence genome contains a region encoding:
- a CDS encoding pyridoxal 5'-phosphate synthase, synthase subunit Pdx1, translating into MSSEPTIVPSSAPNGTVSQGGTSTPLLGSRGGPASSGGAGGSFGVKSGLAQMLKGGVIMDVMNVEQAKIAEEAGACAVMALERIPANIRRDGGVARMSDPGMIKEIIEAVSIPVMAKVRIGHFVEAQILQSVGVDYIDESEVLTMADDQHHIGKHAFKVPFVCGCKNLGEALRRISEGAAMIRTKGEAGTGDVVEAVKHQRAVMSDIRKAAAMSDEELYAFAKELSAPYHLLKEAARLKRLPVVSFAAGGVATPADAAMMMQLGCDGVFVGSGIFLSGDPAKRARAIVQAVTHYNNPAVLAEVSTDLGEAMVGISTSAEAQIQGGRMAGKGN; encoded by the exons ATGTCATCTGAACCAACTATCGTCCCTTCTTCAGCGCCAAATGGAACAGTATCACAAGGTGGTACATCTACTCCTCTTTTAGGTAGTAGAGGTGGTCCAGCTTCAagtggtggtgcaggtggttcATTCGGTGTTAAATCTGGTTTGGCACAAATGTTAAAAGGAGG TGTCATCATGGATGTCATGAATGTCGAACAAGCCAAaattgctgaagaagctggtgcATGTGCTGTTATGGCTTTAGAGAGAATTCCAGCCAATATCAGACGAGATGGTGGTGTTGCTAGAATG TCCGATCCAGGaatgatcaaagaaatcatcgAAGCTGTTTCTATTCCCGTTATGGCTAAAGTTAGAATTGGACATTTCGTTGAAGCTCAAATCTTACAATCTGTCGGTGTTGATTACATTGAT GAATCTGAAGTCCTCACAATGGCAGATGATCAACATCACATAGGTAAACACGCATTCAAAGTACCTTTTGTATGTGGTTGCAAAAACTTGGGTGAAGCTCTTCGAAGAATTTCTGAAGGAGCTGC CATGATCCGAactaaaggtgaagctggtACTGGTGATGTCGTAGAAGCCGTTAAACACCAACGTGCAGTCATGTCAGATATTAGAAAAGCTGCTGCCATGTCAGATGAGGAATTATATGCTTTCGCTAAGGAACTTTCTGCGCCTTATCACTTATTGAAAGAAGCCGCTAGATTGAAGAGATTACCTGTTGTTTC CTTTGCTGCCGGTGGTGTTGCTACCCCTGCTGATGCCGCTATGATGATGCAATTGGGATGCGATGGTG TCTTTGTTGGTTCTGGTATCT TCCTTTCCGGTGATCCCGCCAAACGAGCAAGAGCTATCGTTCAAGCTGTCACTCACTACAACAACCCTGCTGTTCTTGCTGAAGTATCAACTGATCTCGGTGAAGCTATGGTCGGTATCAGCAC TTCCGCCGAAGCTCAAATTCAAGGTGGTCGAATggctggtaaaggtaattAA